In Mucilaginibacter boryungensis, a single window of DNA contains:
- a CDS encoding GNAT family N-acetyltransferase → MANVLDNPAWNALLSGNQSLAFGSLDVKFFDKSVSPFVGLRDNSDANFSELLELLPHNGPAGFISPVEREIPAAWQILNHIKCYQMVYNGDVKPLQKNISLVPLTEEHIPQMMALTKLTNPGPFAERTIDFGHYYGIFDNDNLVAMTGQRMNPLPYAEISAVCTHPDHLGKGYAQQLLNFHINRIMQEGNIPMLHVRTDNDRAVEVYKKVGFEIRRELQFYIIKRQDGV, encoded by the coding sequence ATGGCTAATGTATTAGATAATCCCGCATGGAACGCATTGTTATCAGGTAACCAATCCCTGGCTTTTGGTAGCCTTGATGTGAAGTTTTTCGATAAGTCGGTTTCTCCTTTTGTGGGCCTGCGGGATAATTCTGACGCCAATTTCAGCGAGTTATTGGAATTGCTTCCCCACAACGGCCCGGCTGGTTTTATATCGCCTGTTGAACGGGAAATACCTGCGGCATGGCAGATTTTAAACCATATCAAATGCTATCAAATGGTTTATAACGGCGACGTTAAGCCACTACAGAAAAATATCAGTCTTGTTCCTTTAACCGAAGAACATATCCCGCAAATGATGGCTTTAACCAAGCTAACAAATCCCGGGCCGTTCGCCGAGCGCACTATAGACTTTGGCCATTATTATGGCATTTTTGATAATGATAACCTGGTAGCCATGACCGGTCAGCGCATGAACCCGCTACCCTATGCGGAGATCAGTGCGGTTTGTACCCACCCCGATCATTTGGGGAAAGGCTATGCGCAGCAATTATTGAATTTTCATATCAATAGAATAATGCAAGAGGGAAATATTCCTATGTTGCATGTCCGCACTGATAATGACCGCGCAGTTGAAGTTTACAAGAAAGTCGGGTTTGAGATTAGACGGGAACTACAATTTTATATTATAAAGAGACAGGATGGGGTTTAA
- the surE gene encoding 5'/3'-nucleotidase SurE, with amino-acid sequence MKNQPTILVVNDDGITAPGIKALIDVMKELGRVVVVAPDSPQSGMGHAITIGKPLRLDQVDIYDGVEMYRCSGTPVDCVKLAVTRVFKGKKPDLCVSGINHGLNNGINVLYSGTMSAAVEGAIESIPSIGYSLDDYTLQADFSHCLKFVKEIAAQVLQNGLPVNTLLNVNFPNTAHIKGIKICRQANAKWAEEFDERVDPYKRPYFWLTGVYQLNDHGEDTDSWALDHHYVSIVPVQFDMTAHHAIPVLNGWTFNV; translated from the coding sequence ATGAAAAACCAGCCCACCATACTTGTAGTAAACGACGACGGCATTACCGCACCCGGCATAAAAGCTTTAATTGATGTAATGAAAGAACTGGGCAGGGTGGTGGTAGTTGCACCCGATAGCCCGCAATCGGGCATGGGGCATGCCATTACTATTGGCAAACCCTTGCGTTTAGACCAGGTAGATATTTATGATGGTGTGGAAATGTACCGTTGCTCGGGTACACCGGTTGATTGTGTTAAACTGGCCGTTACCCGTGTATTCAAAGGTAAAAAGCCCGACTTGTGTGTATCGGGGATCAACCATGGCTTAAACAACGGGATAAACGTATTGTATTCCGGGACAATGTCGGCAGCGGTAGAAGGCGCTATTGAAAGCATCCCATCCATTGGTTACTCTTTAGATGATTATACCTTGCAGGCCGATTTTAGTCATTGCCTTAAATTTGTAAAAGAGATAGCCGCACAGGTGTTGCAAAATGGCCTGCCGGTAAATACACTGCTGAATGTAAACTTCCCCAATACTGCCCATATAAAAGGCATAAAGATATGCCGCCAGGCTAATGCCAAATGGGCCGAAGAATTTGATGAGCGTGTTGACCCATATAAACGTCCGTATTTTTGGTTAACCGGGGTATACCAGTTGAACGACCATGGCGAGGACACCGACTCCTGGGCGCTTGATCATCACTACGTCTCGATAGTGCCGGTACAGTTTGATATGACCGCGCATCATGCCATCCCCGTTTTAAACGGCTGGACTTTTAACGTTTAA
- a CDS encoding PorP/SprF family type IX secretion system membrane protein: MKRFLWILFCLIAGVARAQQDTQYSQYVFNGLFINPAYAGYKQDLYLQSFYRAQWTGLEGAPQSFSVSADGAVNDNKVGLGVLIAQDRIGAQSSLAGYANYAYRLQVGENENSHLSFGIGAGFVQSGIDGTKLHAANLNDNTVPAVYQSEILPDARLGVMYTNDDLFVGFSADNLIAQHMRTDKSLLVPIPKPHYYFTAGALFEMNGGTKFKPSILIKDDAAGPTSLDVNAFFLLGEKIWIGSTFRTAIPLYAKPYLQSDLQKSNSITGMAEFFATDRFRVGYAFDYSLTSIGTYSYGTHELSIGFSFGSDSSDKRQYRPKCYF, translated from the coding sequence ATGAAAAGGTTTTTATGGATATTATTTTGCCTGATAGCCGGTGTGGCCAGGGCACAACAGGATACACAATACAGTCAGTATGTGTTTAATGGGTTATTTATTAACCCCGCTTATGCAGGGTATAAGCAGGACCTTTACCTGCAAAGTTTTTACCGTGCGCAATGGACCGGTTTGGAAGGCGCGCCGCAAAGCTTTTCTGTATCGGCAGATGGTGCCGTTAACGATAATAAAGTGGGTTTAGGTGTGCTGATAGCACAGGATAGGATAGGGGCGCAAAGTTCGCTGGCGGGGTATGCTAACTATGCCTATCGTTTACAGGTAGGCGAGAACGAAAATAGCCATCTCTCGTTTGGCATAGGCGCGGGTTTTGTACAATCGGGTATCGATGGGACAAAGTTGCATGCCGCTAATTTAAATGATAATACGGTACCGGCAGTTTATCAAAGCGAGATATTGCCCGATGCCCGCCTTGGTGTAATGTATACTAATGATGACCTGTTTGTAGGTTTCTCGGCCGATAACTTAATTGCCCAGCATATGCGTACGGATAAATCTTTATTGGTACCCATACCTAAGCCACACTATTATTTTACCGCCGGGGCTTTGTTTGAAATGAATGGTGGAACCAAATTTAAACCATCCATATTAATTAAAGATGATGCCGCCGGGCCAACCAGTCTGGATGTAAACGCCTTTTTTTTACTGGGTGAAAAAATATGGATAGGCAGTACTTTCCGCACCGCTATACCGCTTTATGCTAAACCTTATTTGCAAAGCGACCTGCAAAAATCAAACTCTATTACCGGCATGGCCGAGTTTTTTGCAACCGACAGGTTTAGGGTAGGTTACGCTTTCGATTACTCGCTGACATCCATAGGCACCTATAGCTACGGGACGCACGAGTTATCTATCGGCTTCTCATTCGGTTCAGACAGCAGTGATAAAAGGCAGTATAGGCCTAAGTGTTATTTTTGA
- a CDS encoding T9SS type B sorting domain-containing protein, with protein sequence MFWAVDSFAHNKIKTDYTDGNVIVIQEGHQITLHAGVANAAAYQWFNQKVAIPGAVKSELTVNKGGVYTVMAYSKAGCSTDMSDEMKVIVVNTSIPAVVDIAVNKVADSKPVTSGEVYGYTITVVNKGANGATDVTMKDVLPQGMFYVGIKNATVGTGLYDADSHTVIWKIGNMKGGSTEEMQLLVKSSGNGAIRNTATVTSIEADSDPSNNASTSIKDIQGLNIPNVFTPNGDGVNDTFEIAGLANYPDNVIDIFNRWGNSIYHKKGYLNDWTGEGLNEGTYFYVIQVKDATGFSATYKGYITLLRSRNSEE encoded by the coding sequence ATGTTTTGGGCAGTGGATAGCTTTGCCCATAATAAAATAAAAACTGATTATACAGATGGTAATGTAATTGTGATTCAGGAAGGCCACCAGATAACCTTGCACGCCGGGGTAGCTAATGCGGCAGCCTACCAATGGTTCAACCAAAAAGTAGCTATACCCGGCGCTGTAAAAAGCGAATTGACGGTTAACAAAGGTGGTGTGTACACCGTAATGGCCTACAGCAAGGCAGGATGCTCAACGGATATGTCGGACGAGATGAAGGTGATCGTAGTGAATACGTCTATTCCTGCTGTAGTTGATATAGCCGTGAACAAAGTTGCTGACAGCAAGCCTGTTACTTCAGGCGAAGTTTATGGCTACACTATTACTGTAGTTAATAAGGGTGCAAACGGCGCTACCGATGTTACAATGAAAGATGTGCTGCCCCAGGGGATGTTCTACGTGGGTATAAAAAATGCCACGGTTGGTACCGGACTATATGACGCCGATAGCCACACGGTGATCTGGAAAATTGGTAATATGAAAGGTGGCAGTACCGAAGAAATGCAGTTGCTGGTTAAATCATCAGGTAACGGCGCTATACGGAACACCGCCACGGTAACATCAATTGAGGCCGACAGCGATCCGTCCAACAACGCATCCACCAGTATTAAAGATATCCAGGGATTAAATATACCCAATGTGTTTACACCTAACGGTGATGGTGTAAATGATACGTTTGAAATTGCCGGCTTGGCTAATTATCCCGATAACGTTATTGATATTTTTAACCGCTGGGGCAACAGCATCTATCACAAGAAAGGCTACCTGAATGACTGGACAGGCGAGGGCCTTAACGAGGGGACTTATTTTTATGTGATACAGGTAAAGGATGCCACTGGTTTTTCTGCCACCTATAAAGGTTATATAACGCTGTTACGATCAAGAAATTCGGAAGAGTAA